In Phycisphaerae bacterium, the genomic stretch GGGTTCCATTGGCGATCTTCATCCGTTACCTGTCCAACTCTGCGGCGATGATGTTCAGGCTACCCAACACCGCGACTACGTCGCTGATCTGATGCCCGACGATCAGGTGTTCGAAGGCCTGAAAATGAACAAGGCTCGGCGGCCGGCAGCGGGCGCGGTACGCACAGCGCCCGCCGTCGCTCACCAGGTAAAAGCCCAGCTCTCCGTTGGCCGTCTCATTGGCCCCGTATACCTCGCCCACCGGGGGCGTAAACCCTCGGTTGGTCATGATCAGCTCGAAGTGGTGAATCAATCCCTCGATGCTGAAGTAGACCTCTCGTTTGTCGGGCAGTGTGACCTTATCGTTTGGAAGCACATTCACCGGCCCGGGCGGAATGTTGTCGATCAACTGGTGGATGATGCCTGCGGCCTGCTTGATCTCCTCGATCCTGACCAGGTAACGAGCGAGCACGTCACCGCCGGTAGCGATGGGCACCTGGAACGAGACCCCGGACGAGCCTTTGCCGTCCCAATTGTCCGCATAGCAGAGATACGGTTCATCCTTGCGGAGATCGCGACGCACGCCGGAAGCTCGGGCCAGCGGACCCGTCCAGCCCCAGGAGATGGCATCGTCCCGGCTCATATAGCCGATGCCCTTGGTTCGCTCGATAAACAGCCG encodes the following:
- the nuoD gene encoding NADH dehydrogenase (quinone) subunit D, with amino-acid sequence MRQGLLEGPGHRELWCLNFGPQHPATHTTLRLVLELDGETVVACTPHIGYLHSGFEKLGEHLDYNQYVTITDRMNYISPMANNIAWHHTCEKLFGIEITPRCKAIRTIIAELARIQDHLLCVGAAALDLGAFTAFLYGFNEREWINDLFEEVCGARFTTSYTRVGGLMFDIPPEWPRHVKEFLARLPRAISDLENLLNRNRLFIERTKGIGYMSRDDAISWGWTGPLARASGVRRDLRKDEPYLCYADNWDGKGSSGVSFQVPIATGGDVLARYLVRIEEIKQAAGIIHQLIDNIPPGPVNVLPNDKVTLPDKREVYFSIEGLIHHFELIMTNRGFTPPVGEVYGANETANGELGFYLVSDGGRCAYRARCRPPSLVHFQAFEHLIVGHQISDVVAVLGSLNIIAAELDR